A single region of the Populus nigra chromosome 2, ddPopNigr1.1, whole genome shotgun sequence genome encodes:
- the LOC133682477 gene encoding uncharacterized protein LOC133682477 codes for MYGGIGLGFGKAVMSCGRHLHTTVYRDGATETLKRRVTELEKIRRSKKKSKKKDDIFVQVPESLSFLDTATMPMILTVVGTALFAKLLMMYDDSHSQEMIERKIKNAPVGQGTVRMLTREEWEEFREVRPRTPFESKLARPNARIRTEEPVRTDDLKDWTIDVLTDALTRVEESVKRNS; via the exons ATGTATGGTGGTattggtttagggtttgggaAAGCAGTTATGTCATGTGGGAGACACTTGCATACAACAGTGTACCGTGATGGTGCCACGGAAACACTGAAGAGAAGAGTAACGGAATTGGAGAAAATAAGGAGGTCAAAGAAGaagtctaaaaaaaaagacgacATTTTTGTCCAGGTTCCAGAATCCTTGTCATTTCTTGACACTGCAACTATGCCCATGATTCTCACTGTTGTTGGAACTGCACTCTTTGCAAAGCTACTCATGATG TATGATGATTCACACTCGCAAGAAATGATAGAGCGCAAAATTAAGAATGCCCCAGTTGGTCAAGGCACAGTTAGGATGCTTACTCGCGAGGAATGGGAGGAGTTCAGAGAAGTGAGGCCTAGGACTCCTTTTGAATCCAAGCTTGCTCGTCCTAATGCACGCATAAGAACTGAAGAACCGGTGCGCACG GACGATTTGAAGGACTGGACAATAGATGTGCTCACAGATGCCCTCACTCGTGTGGAAGAAAGTGTTAAACGCAATTCATAG